A section of the Rhizobium sp. BG4 genome encodes:
- a CDS encoding DUF1036 domain-containing protein, which produces MQAAPSFLTRSGPLARLALFAFAAMMPFFAANAARADFRVCNGTQNLVGVAIGYRAKDGWITEGWWQVPATTCATLIEGELQSRYYYLYAEDAARGGRWTGDVQMCVAENEFKITGVNDCYARGYQKMGFKEYDTGRQGSWMVQLSDTPGTQESPN; this is translated from the coding sequence ATGCAAGCCGCACCAAGTTTCCTCACCCGGTCCGGGCCGCTTGCCCGCCTCGCATTGTTCGCATTCGCAGCCATGATGCCATTCTTCGCCGCAAACGCGGCCCGCGCGGACTTCCGCGTCTGCAATGGCACGCAAAATCTGGTCGGGGTCGCCATCGGCTATCGTGCCAAGGATGGCTGGATTACCGAAGGCTGGTGGCAGGTCCCGGCAACGACCTGCGCGACGCTGATCGAAGGAGAGCTGCAGTCGCGATACTATTACCTCTACGCAGAAGATGCCGCCCGGGGAGGCCGTTGGACGGGCGATGTGCAGATGTGCGTAGCGGAAAACGAGTTCAAGATCACGGGCGTCAATGACTGCTATGCCCGTGGCTATCAGAAGATGGGGTTCAAGGAATATGATACGGGCCGCCAGGGCAGCTGGATGGTCCAACTTTCCGATACGCCCGGAACGCAAGAAAGCCCGAAT